Proteins from one Gossypium raimondii isolate GPD5lz chromosome 8, ASM2569854v1, whole genome shotgun sequence genomic window:
- the LOC105791810 gene encoding protein NUCLEAR FUSION DEFECTIVE 4, with protein MAGQSRKWMILVAVIWIQAFTGTNFDFSAYSSEMKKVLGISQVQLNYLAVASDMGKVFGWSSGLALMFFPLWTVLFMAAFMGLFGYGIQWLVICNVISLPYILVFFLCLLAGCSICWFNTVCFVLCIKNFPANRALALSLTVSYNGVSAALYALAGDAISASTSSLYLLLNSLVPLIVSIAALVPILRQPSVDPLSPEAVRSDSIMFLLLNMLAVLTGVYLLLFGSNTSDTSTSRLLLGGAVFLLVFPLCVPGVVYARRWFHHTIHSSFQLRGSGFILVDDDDLELHKRLVSRETSYNNLNGSSLSDDEVCEYRSSSQKLCNKEEDSARCCEKMIEKDQLVMLGEEHPAHVLVGRLDFWLYYIAYFCGGTIGLVYSNNLGQIAQSLGHSSNTTLLLTLYSSFSFFGRLLSAAPDYVRAKFYFARTGWLTIALLPTPVAFFLLAALSNSTAALRVGTALIGLSSGFIFAAAVSVTSELFGPNSVGVNHNILITNIPIGSLIYGVLAAVIYDGNVGRGLKLMFSDSVVCMGRDCYFLTFVWWGCLSVVGLVCSLLLFIRTKHAYDAFERNRALVEPQRNRSSNSIA; from the exons atggctGGACAGTCCAGGAAATGGATGATCCTAGTGGCGGTTATTTGGATTCAAGCATTCACGGGTACGAATTTCGATTTCTCCGCTTATTCCTCGGAGATGAAGAAAGTATTGGGCATATCACAGGTGCAGTTGAATTATCTTGCGGTGGCGTCGGATATGGGGAAGGTATTCGGCTGGTCTTCTGGGTTGGCTCTCATGTTTTTCCCTTTGTGGACGGTGCTCTTCATGGCTGCTTTCATGGGCCTTTTTGGTTACGGAATCCAATGGCTTGTCATTTGTAACGTCATCTCTTTGCCTTACATACTG GTTTTCTTTCTATGCTTGTTAGCAGGATGTAGCATATGCTGGTTCAACACAGTTTGCTTTGTTCTTTGCATAAAAAACTTCCCGGCTAACCGAGCACTTGCTTTATCCCTCACAGTGAGCTACAATGGTGTAAGTGCAGCCTTGTACGCCCTTGCTGGTGATGCCATTAGTGCATCAACCAGTTCGCTATATCTTCTTCTGAATTCCCTTGTTCCCCTTATCGTTTCGATTGCAGCACTAGTTCCTATCCTCCGCCAACCCTCGGTGGATCCTCTTTCCCCCGAGGCAGTCCGCAGCGACTCCATTATGTTTCTACTATTGAACATGCTGGCCGTTTTAACCGGTGTTTATCTCCTCCTTTTCGGTTCAAACACATCGGATACAAGTACATCTCGTCTCCTCCTTGGGGGAGCTGTTTTTCTTCTGGTTTTCCCATTATGTGTTCCCGGTGTTGTCTATGCCCGACGTTGGTTCCATCATACCATACATTCTAGCTTCCAACTTAGAGGATCGGGCTTCATTCTGGTGGACGACGATGATCTTGAGCTTCATAAACGGCTGGTTAGCCGTGAGACTAGTTACAATAATCTGAATGGATCATCGTTGAGTGATGATGAGGTATGCGAATACAGATCGAGCAGCCAAAAACTGTGCAACAAAGAAGAAGACAGTGCAAGATGTTGTgagaaaatgatagaaaaagatCAACTGGTAATGCTAGGTGAAGAGCACCCAGCTCATGTACTTGTGGGGAGATTGGATTTTTGGCTCTACTACATAGCATATTTCTGCGGGGGAACAATTGGACTTGTATATAGCAACAATCTAGGACAAATTGCACAATCACTGGGACACAGTTCCAATACTACCTTACTTCTCACTCTATATTCATCCTTCTCCTTCTTTGGCCGCTTGCTTTCAGCTGCACCCGACTACGTTCGCGC GAAATTTTACTTTGCAAGAACTGGTTGGCTAACCATTGCCTTGTTGCCGACCCCTGTTGCATTCTTCTTGCTGGCTGCATTAAGCAATTCAACAGCAGCATTGCGTGTAGGAACTGCATTAATCGGGTTGAGTTCGGGGTTCATATTTGCTGCCGCAGTTTCTGTTACATCTGAGCTGTTTGGACCAAATAGTGTAGGCGTGAATCACAACATTCTGATAACCAATATCCCCATAGGGTCACTGATTTACGGCGTGCTTGCTGCAGTAATTTATGATGGCAACGTGGGGAGAGGCctgaaattaatgttttcagATTCAGTAGTATGCATGGGGAGGGACTGCTATTTCTTAACGTTTGTGTGGTGGGGTTGCTTATCCGTTGTGGGCTTAGTTTGTAGTCTGCTATTGTTTATTAGAACCAAGCATGCTTACGACGCTTTTGAACGGAATCGTGCATTGGTAGAGCCACAGAGGAACAGGTCATCAAATAGCATAGCATAG